In the Aliarcobacter cryaerophilus genome, one interval contains:
- a CDS encoding FliM/FliN family flagellar motor switch protein: MEISERVYDLLVDTEIVVDVMLGSTNITIGEFLKLTEGDIISLHKPAGSGGEIYVNSRIIGTGDIIVMEEKLAVRVQDAMDSDNVVQYFFEEHMI; encoded by the coding sequence ATGGAAATAAGTGAAAGAGTTTACGATTTATTAGTCGATACCGAAATTGTTGTTGATGTTATGCTTGGAAGCACTAATATAACTATTGGTGAATTTTTAAAACTAACTGAAGGAGATATTATCTCTTTACACAAACCAGCTGGTAGTGGTGGAGAGATTTATGTAAACTCTAGAATTATTGGAACAGGTGATATAATTGTAATGGAAGAAAAACTTGCAGTTAGAGTTCAAGATGCTATGGATTCAGATAATGTTGTTCAATATTTCTTTGAAGAACATATGATTTAA
- a CDS encoding flagellar hook assembly protein FlgD, whose translation MAEVNSANSVTGTDSYGNKYTQSVSNDSLTTNDFLKLMIEELKLQDPTKPMDSAKMLSTQMQMSTLNANMEMIKALQSIQTAFTQSSLSTATGVIGKNIENGSTNKDGALKAFTVESIENVDGEIQVVAREWLYLHNGISLKDGDELKAANYDETGNLFDEKGEKTGQTIVLESLGKPLVKDGKLVVKDADGNEVSDHKYVANGKSTVVVSDEIVSMPFSSITKIF comes from the coding sequence ATGGCAGAAGTAAATAGTGCAAATAGTGTAACAGGAACAGATAGTTATGGAAATAAATATACACAAAGTGTAAGTAATGACTCTTTGACAACAAATGATTTTTTAAAGCTAATGATAGAAGAGTTAAAACTTCAAGATCCAACAAAACCGATGGATTCAGCAAAAATGCTATCAACTCAAATGCAAATGAGTACTCTAAATGCAAATATGGAGATGATTAAGGCTTTACAATCTATTCAAACAGCATTTACACAATCTTCACTTTCAACAGCAACGGGTGTGATTGGAAAAAATATTGAAAATGGAAGTACAAATAAAGATGGAGCTTTAAAAGCATTTACAGTTGAATCTATTGAAAATGTAGATGGTGAAATACAAGTTGTTGCAAGAGAGTGGCTATATCTTCATAATGGAATTTCTTTGAAAGATGGAGATGAGCTTAAAGCAGCAAACTATGATGAAACTGGAAATTTATTTGATGAAAAGGGTGAAAAAACTGGACAAACTATAGTTTTAGAGAGTTTAGGAAAACCTTTGGTTAAAGATGGAAAGCTAGTAGTAAAAGATGCAGATGGAAATGAAGTAAGTGACCATAAATATGTAGCAAATGGCAAAAGTACTGTTGTTGTTTCTGATGAAATAGTTAGTATGCCATTTTCTTCAATAACAAAAATCTTCTAA
- a CDS encoding flagellar hook-basal body complex protein produces the protein MIGAMWNGIAGIWQHDKGIAVESNNLANSNTVGHKKDQISFSDVLYNQAGFGKGVQTQTISKQFEQGNIVQSGVGIDVAIEGKGFFVVKSRENPNEIYYTRAGNLVQAKDGFLVTQDDYKIQGLVPQSKITATTNPADTLFTDAYTKSMVSTNINSGSGTVYNINAKASDYVSSAKNDDILKKGDGYKTSQNKINDIEALKADYIEKLNKFLMDQSTTNTPSISQKSQIDFSSNLSSLQATDNTISVTIDNKTYSVKFDVNSTINNEEMQKLYDFLDTNGKAKYNLVDPNSIQSQANIDAMPTTTPQEILDKTTAQTLRDNQISSYINANSVVNAMKDLSDKISSKEGMSSSVKDGTLVIDTLIAGGSFNISDIKLNDTNFSSTKLQEAVKGSGLAMVDSARDALKNAVENADGKFLQITNVLEYGNLGVIGENDINVRLDELGISDKSTADISISDDGFVFVKSQGHSFLVGRLSTAGFRNEQGLEPMGGNLFQASQYSGNPFNSDTMNIIRGGALERANIDYGSTLTQIMVYQKAFEASSKSITTSDEFLQTAIQMKK, from the coding sequence ATGATAGGAGCTATGTGGAATGGAATTGCTGGAATTTGGCAACATGACAAAGGTATAGCTGTTGAATCAAACAATTTGGCAAATTCAAACACTGTTGGACACAAAAAAGACCAAATAAGTTTTTCAGATGTATTATATAATCAAGCAGGATTTGGAAAAGGTGTACAAACTCAAACTATTTCAAAACAGTTTGAGCAAGGAAATATTGTTCAAAGTGGTGTTGGAATAGATGTTGCAATTGAGGGTAAAGGTTTTTTTGTAGTAAAAAGTAGAGAAAATCCAAATGAGATTTATTATACACGAGCTGGAAATTTAGTTCAAGCAAAAGATGGTTTTTTAGTTACTCAAGATGACTATAAAATTCAAGGATTGGTTCCACAAAGTAAAATTACTGCAACTACAAATCCAGCTGATACACTTTTTACAGATGCCTATACAAAAAGCATGGTATCTACAAATATAAATAGTGGAAGCGGTACAGTTTATAACATAAATGCAAAAGCTAGTGATTATGTAAGCTCTGCAAAAAATGATGATATATTAAAAAAAGGTGATGGATACAAAACTTCACAAAATAAGATAAATGATATTGAAGCATTAAAAGCTGACTATATAGAGAAGTTAAATAAATTTTTGATGGATCAATCAACAACAAATACTCCATCTATTAGTCAAAAATCTCAAATAGATTTTTCATCAAATTTATCATCTTTACAAGCTACAGATAATACTATTAGTGTAACAATTGACAATAAAACATATAGTGTGAAATTTGATGTAAACTCAACTATAAATAATGAAGAGATGCAAAAGCTATATGACTTTTTAGATACAAATGGAAAAGCAAAATATAATTTAGTTGATCCAAACTCTATACAAAGCCAAGCAAACATAGATGCAATGCCGACAACAACTCCTCAAGAGATTTTAGATAAAACAACTGCACAAACTTTAAGAGATAATCAAATTAGCTCATATATAAATGCGAATAGTGTTGTAAATGCTATGAAAGATTTATCTGATAAAATTTCTTCAAAAGAGGGTATGAGTTCTAGTGTAAAAGATGGAACTTTGGTTATTGATACTTTAATTGCTGGTGGTAGCTTTAATATATCAGATATAAAGTTAAATGATACAAACTTTAGTTCTACAAAATTACAAGAGGCGGTAAAAGGTTCTGGTCTTGCTATGGTTGATAGTGCAAGAGATGCTTTAAAAAATGCAGTTGAAAATGCAGATGGAAAGTTTTTACAAATTACAAATGTATTGGAGTATGGAAACTTAGGAGTTATTGGAGAGAATGATATAAATGTAAGACTTGATGAGCTAGGAATTTCTGATAAAAGTACAGCTGATATAAGTATATCAGATGATGGTTTTGTTTTTGTAAAAAGTCAAGGTCATAGTTTTTTAGTAGGAAGACTTAGCACTGCTGGATTTAGAAATGAGCAAGGCTTAGAGCCTATGGGTGGAAATTTATTTCAAGCGTCACAATATAGTGGAAATCCTTTTAACTCAGATACTATGAATATAATAAGAGGTGGTGCGCTTGAAAGAGCTAACATAGATTATGGTTCTACTTTGACTCAAATTATGGTATATCAAAAAGCTTTTGAAGCTAGTTCAAAATCTATAACAACATCAGATGAGTTTTTACAAACAGCAATACAGATGAAGAAATAG